A single genomic interval of Chloroherpetonaceae bacterium harbors:
- a CDS encoding rhomboid family intramembrane serine protease: MNLFQAAPAATSIFIANIALSLVAFVGGKSIYEKLWLHPYSIVRRHRYYLLLTSGFIHADFGHLAFNMITFFFFGFPLARQIGDMDFLAVYFGSLILSNIPTVIKEQHNPDYKSIGASGAISGVLFGYILFAPLSKIYVFLIPIGIPAVLFAGLYLAFSYYAAQHNWGNINHEAHFWGALAGTLLTILLEPQALDIFYQTVLGA; the protein is encoded by the coding sequence ATGAACCTCTTTCAAGCTGCACCTGCTGCCACCAGCATCTTTATTGCAAACATTGCTCTAAGCCTCGTGGCGTTTGTAGGTGGCAAGTCGATTTATGAAAAACTCTGGCTACATCCTTATAGCATTGTGCGCCGTCATCGCTATTACCTACTTCTTACCAGTGGGTTTATTCACGCTGACTTCGGACATCTTGCCTTCAATATGATTACCTTTTTCTTCTTTGGCTTTCCACTGGCAAGACAGATTGGCGATATGGATTTCCTTGCTGTCTATTTTGGCAGCCTTATTCTTTCTAACATTCCGACTGTGATAAAGGAGCAGCACAACCCTGACTACAAGAGCATTGGCGCCAGCGGCGCAATTTCGGGCGTGCTTTTTGGATACATTCTTTTTGCGCCGCTAAGCAAAATCTATGTCTTCCTAATCCCGATTGGCATTCCAGCAGTGCTTTTCGCTGGACTGTATTTGGCGTTTAGTTACTATGCAGCTCAGCACAACTGGGGCAATATCAACCACGAAGCCCATTTCTGGGGTGCGCTGGCGGGCACACTGCTCACGATTTTGCTTGAGCCACAAGCACTGGACATTTTCTACCAAACTGTGTTGGGTGCCTGA
- a CDS encoding AMP nucleosidase, whose protein sequence is MKAEKPTSQDVYALPRAVHKEEIGLDMLERYTGCAASEIGNYILLTNFTRYVKEFAEKFNAPIVAGSGFQAVNVPSEDISLIDYKIGSPTAALVMDLLSFRKPKPRAVIMLGLCGGLNKRLKVGEFILPIAAIRDDGASLHYMPPHVPALPTFNIQKILSQVLVENGYSYRTGVIHTTDYRFWEFDEEFKQGLLQERAIAIDMECATLFITGFAVKVAIGALMLVSDLPLTKEGIKTKASANHVFAEYTHKHLELGIKALQELRRRGDTLDVRHFEW, encoded by the coding sequence ATGAAGGCCGAAAAACCAACTTCACAAGATGTCTATGCGCTGCCGCGCGCAGTGCACAAGGAAGAAATTGGCTTGGATATGCTTGAGCGCTACACTGGCTGTGCCGCCAGTGAAATCGGCAACTACATTTTGCTCACCAACTTTACGCGCTATGTCAAGGAATTTGCTGAAAAGTTCAATGCACCGATTGTGGCAGGCTCAGGCTTTCAAGCCGTCAATGTGCCAAGCGAAGACATCTCACTGATTGACTACAAGATTGGCAGCCCCACTGCAGCACTTGTGATGGATTTGCTTTCATTCCGCAAGCCAAAGCCAAGAGCGGTGATTATGCTGGGCTTATGTGGCGGACTAAACAAGCGGCTCAAAGTGGGCGAATTTATCTTGCCAATTGCCGCAATTCGCGACGATGGCGCTTCACTGCACTATATGCCGCCGCACGTGCCTGCCTTACCTACGTTCAATATTCAGAAAATTCTCTCGCAAGTGTTGGTAGAAAACGGCTACTCGTATCGCACAGGTGTGATTCATACAACGGACTACCGCTTTTGGGAATTTGATGAAGAATTCAAGCAAGGCTTACTTCAGGAGCGCGCCATTGCGATTGATATGGAGTGCGCTACGCTCTTTATCACGGGGTTTGCCGTCAAGGTTGCAATTGGGGCATTGATGCTAGTAAGTGATTTGCCACTCACAAAAGAGGGCATCAAAACCAAAGCCTCAGCGAACCATGTCTTTGCCGAATACACGCATAAGCACCTTGAGCTTGGCATCAAAGCACTGCAAGAACTGCGTCGGCGTGGCGACACGCTCGATGTGAGACACTTCGAGTGGTAA
- a CDS encoding DinB family protein produces the protein MATIRNPFEPMPPVSSTASHAPDLERYAKAPSKIELALERLTESKLRWKPNPKKWSIREIVCHLADSEIVGVARMHQIVSSSKDSPPTLIAYDQDALAERYGYNSYDEQQALQLFKILRKHTTALLKALPPDAFEKKGIHPKLGMMSLADLVKLYADHAETHLRQIETLKEQLKGEER, from the coding sequence ATGGCCACAATTAGAAATCCGTTCGAGCCAATGCCACCTGTTTCCAGCACGGCTTCACATGCGCCTGACCTCGAGCGCTACGCCAAAGCGCCCAGCAAGATTGAACTGGCTCTCGAGCGACTTACAGAATCGAAACTTAGGTGGAAGCCTAACCCAAAGAAGTGGTCAATTCGTGAGATTGTCTGCCACCTTGCTGACTCTGAAATCGTGGGTGTAGCCCGCATGCATCAAATTGTCTCATCGTCAAAAGACTCGCCTCCTACACTGATTGCTTACGACCAAGACGCTCTGGCAGAGCGATACGGCTATAACAGCTACGATGAACAGCAAGCACTGCAGCTCTTCAAAATTCTGCGCAAACACACCACTGCCCTGCTGAAAGCCCTGCCACCTGATGCTTTCGAGAAGAAGGGCATACATCCTAAGCTCGGTATGATGAGCTTGGCTGACCTTGTCAAGCTCTATGCTGACCACGCTGAGACGCATTTGCGCCAAATTGAAACTCTTAAAGAGCAGCTCAAAGGTGAGGAGCGGTAA
- a CDS encoding phosphoglycerate kinase — protein sequence MNKKTISDISVSGKRVLVRVDFNVPLDKSGRIEDDTRIRESLPTIQKLVSDGARVILMSHLGRPKGKRNMEFSLRPAAERLSELLGRPVQMAEDCIGPEVEAKVHALKNGEVLMLENLRFYPDEEDNNPEFAKKLAALGEIYVNDAFGTAHRAHASTEGVTRFVPVAVAGFLIEKELKYLGEATENPARPFVAILGGAKISGKIDVLERLIDKVDKILVGGAMIFTFFKANSLRVGKSLVEDDKLDVAKAVMERADAKGVSLFLPLDVVVANKFEPDAESKVVQITDIPDDWIGMDIGPRTIEMYRKEILSAKTVVWNGPMGVFEMEKFATGTVEIAKALAEATAKGAITVIGGGDSAAAIAKAGLEKSVTHVSTGGGASLEFLEGKVLPGIAALNDK from the coding sequence ATGAACAAGAAAACTATCTCGGATATCTCTGTTAGCGGCAAACGGGTACTGGTGCGCGTCGACTTCAACGTGCCACTTGACAAGTCGGGGCGCATTGAAGATGACACGCGTATTCGGGAGTCGCTACCTACGATTCAGAAACTTGTAAGCGACGGCGCGCGCGTAATTCTAATGTCGCACTTGGGGCGACCGAAAGGCAAGCGCAATATGGAGTTCTCCCTTAGACCCGCAGCAGAACGGCTCTCTGAACTTCTAGGGCGACCTGTGCAGATGGCAGAAGACTGCATCGGTCCTGAAGTCGAAGCAAAGGTGCACGCCTTGAAAAACGGCGAGGTCTTGATGCTCGAAAACCTGCGCTTCTATCCTGACGAGGAGGATAACAATCCAGAGTTTGCAAAGAAGCTGGCAGCGTTAGGTGAGATTTATGTCAATGATGCGTTTGGCACAGCGCACCGTGCACACGCCTCAACCGAAGGCGTCACGCGCTTTGTGCCAGTAGCGGTGGCAGGCTTTCTTATTGAAAAAGAGCTAAAGTATCTCGGTGAAGCGACTGAAAACCCCGCAAGACCCTTCGTGGCCATCTTGGGAGGAGCAAAAATTTCAGGCAAAATTGACGTCTTGGAGCGACTGATTGATAAGGTTGACAAAATCTTGGTTGGAGGTGCAATGATTTTTACCTTCTTCAAAGCAAATAGTCTAAGAGTGGGCAAGTCGCTGGTTGAAGATGACAAGTTAGACGTGGCAAAAGCGGTAATGGAGCGTGCTGATGCGAAAGGTGTCTCACTCTTTTTGCCACTGGATGTGGTGGTCGCCAATAAATTTGAGCCTGATGCGGAAAGCAAAGTTGTGCAGATTACGGACATTCCAGACGATTGGATTGGAATGGACATCGGGCCGAGAACAATTGAGATGTATCGAAAGGAAATTCTTAGCGCTAAGACAGTGGTGTGGAACGGCCCGATGGGCGTTTTCGAAATGGAAAAGTTTGCCACTGGCACAGTGGAAATTGCAAAAGCCTTAGCTGAAGCAACGGCAAAAGGGGCTATCACGGTCATTGGTGGAGGTGACAGTGCGGCGGCAATTGCCAAAGCAGGTCTGGAAAAATCCGTTACGCATGTCTCAACAGGCGGCGGAGCAAGTCTGGAGTTCCTCGAAGGCAAAGTGTTGCCCGGCATCGCAGCACTGAACGATAAGTAG
- the aat gene encoding leucyl/phenylalanyl-tRNA--protein transferase encodes MAISYNQAAPMASRQSRYELTPDMLLYAYSVGIFPMADSDTGEVHWYQPKMRAIIPIDTFKPPRSLRQVIKKGIFEVRLNTAFEQVMRNCATERGDGLGTWISEEMIDAYTRLHHLGYAHSVETFLNGQLVGGLYGVAIGAAFFGESMFYRVSNASKVAFVALIERLRARGFELLDSQYINDNVRRFGAIEIPHHIYIERLQAALRKPVSFV; translated from the coding sequence ATGGCGATAAGTTACAATCAAGCGGCGCCGATGGCCTCTCGTCAATCCAGATATGAGCTTACGCCTGATATGTTGCTTTATGCTTACTCGGTTGGCATTTTTCCGATGGCGGATTCAGATACTGGAGAGGTGCACTGGTATCAGCCCAAAATGCGTGCAATTATTCCGATTGACACCTTCAAGCCCCCTCGCTCACTGCGGCAAGTAATCAAGAAAGGCATCTTTGAAGTGCGTCTCAACACCGCATTTGAGCAAGTGATGCGCAACTGCGCCACCGAACGTGGCGACGGCTTAGGCACATGGATTTCCGAAGAGATGATAGATGCTTACACACGTCTTCATCACTTGGGCTATGCACATAGCGTTGAGACTTTTCTGAATGGTCAGCTAGTCGGCGGTCTCTATGGCGTTGCTATTGGCGCCGCATTTTTTGGAGAGTCAATGTTTTATCGCGTCTCAAATGCTTCAAAGGTGGCCTTTGTCGCACTGATTGAACGCTTGCGTGCCCGTGGCTTTGAGCTTTTGGACTCACAGTATATCAACGACAATGTCAGGCGCTTTGGAGCCATTGAGATTCCGCATCACATCTATATTGAACGCCTACAAGCTGCCCTGCGCAAGCCTGTCTCATTCGTTTAG
- a CDS encoding metal-dependent hydrolase, translating into MASYRGHLWGGIIFFVPFVLLLVFFFDFYRQPLPALLVQIVILLGITMLFALFPDIDIKSKGQRIFYLIFFCVDILLIATGHWREAAFLGLFAMLPLITEHRGWTHSFWAALVIPLPFLLLPIWFAKAGWKAGLPYYLAAVTGYLSHRFMDGIFFGRGKR; encoded by the coding sequence ATGGCATCATATCGCGGACACTTGTGGGGCGGCATCATTTTCTTTGTTCCATTTGTGTTGCTCCTTGTTTTTTTCTTCGACTTCTACCGCCAGCCTCTTCCAGCGCTGCTGGTGCAGATTGTGATTTTGCTCGGCATTACAATGCTGTTTGCACTGTTTCCTGACATTGACATCAAGAGCAAAGGGCAGCGCATTTTCTACCTCATCTTTTTTTGCGTCGACATTCTCCTTATTGCCACAGGGCACTGGCGCGAAGCAGCATTTTTGGGACTTTTTGCGATGTTACCACTTATCACCGAGCATCGTGGCTGGACGCACTCTTTTTGGGCTGCGCTTGTTATTCCGCTGCCTTTTTTGCTTCTTCCTATCTGGTTTGCCAAAGCTGGCTGGAAAGCGGGTCTGCCCTACTACCTTGCTGCCGTTACAGGCTACCTCAGCCATCGTTTCATGGACGGTATCTTCTTTGGTCGTGGAAAGCGCTGA
- a CDS encoding SDR family NAD(P)-dependent oxidoreductase, protein MPAKEKNVALKPLGEAITQGRLQDKICLITGGAGNIGETITARFLSEGAICIITGRNQEKLEQLRQKLFAAESNGRSKSLHLMAFNAADPEAVHRAMDTIKREFGRLDVLVNNAGTAGPKQLLSNLPFTKAELEALRQQGFMDSETVSDAVGNILGITWLMTRAAFEILSVGASVINVSTIFSRTEYFGRAAYSVPKSALNALSKHLAKELGLSKKGIRLNLVYPGPIDTDRIRMVFNAMDKLKGQKEGSMQEHFFGKMILQRESEAGMGKMFPKTEDVASVIVFLASDESAAFAGHSFEVTNGMQVPEESRTTLTSRPRLRISDGTGKKTLIIAGDQIEDATGYAKKFLDAKSSVIVVFQHPTYYERAKAEYPHLDIRHFNALDAESRHAFFENLLKEAPIDNVLILPRCEKNFQNAYLLDTSDEMAQKFLEQEIVGTLAVASSLAKFFVAEQELLREAPRVVFVSSPAYGRSVYHDILRAANEELIRIWRDEAETLKAQGKQKFGIVAHQLLRYSQKEENNFELTAGFALELLCTAKKLEEINLYLPTYIEQPAQSGLIDSLYGMHLGKVAVITGGSQGIGGEIGRMLALAGARVVLAARREPELQAKRKQIIAELERIGYSNPEERVAIVPNVDVADEAALGRLVEFVVQRFGRVDYLINNAGIAGAETMVVDMSLKDWRHTLKANLISNFSLMRKVLPLMKRQGYGYILNVSSYFGGEKYVAVPYPNRADYAVSKAGQRALAESFAKFLGPELVINAIAPGPVEGIRLAGEGNRPGLFERRSRLILSTKRVNDLYAATIQALEAGAKIEDLLASMQHNSVAELLDGATVHQRLQLLAQHIQSTADSHSASYTHLMDKTIAEKFIERLKVGCYLTDHQLAEKFLRDLPLPTEDFFSKEFLLREAKKIHDGILSMLYLKRMPTEEDVALATVHYLAAGGVSGETFHPSGGLRFDRTVTEGELFGKPKQERLAQFEGKTIYIFSEYLFEEAARLIQAYIGEYKVKQVVLFTKSTYIAEQFRLRFAEWAKSGRLHARAIGMQLEDAIDAAVADFGRPDAVISMPFEPIPIKPLVADKSGNWENVFNEEDFEELVENNLTFHFRIARKCSLLGPLQIVLVTPKTSQRSTAEEFALANFIKTTLHSLTATLGVENERLIHHAAVNQVDLTRRAKSEKPQTESEIEEELERFVTACLLTSAPLPTPEVSRYRSRIYRGNAITV, encoded by the coding sequence ATGCCAGCAAAAGAGAAAAATGTCGCACTCAAGCCCCTCGGTGAAGCTATCACGCAAGGACGACTTCAAGACAAAATTTGCCTTATCACTGGCGGCGCCGGCAATATTGGCGAAACCATTACGGCGCGCTTTTTATCGGAAGGTGCGATTTGCATCATTACAGGACGCAATCAAGAAAAACTCGAGCAATTGCGCCAAAAGCTCTTTGCTGCTGAGAGCAATGGGCGCTCAAAGTCGCTTCACCTGATGGCATTCAATGCTGCTGACCCCGAAGCCGTTCATCGTGCAATGGACACCATCAAGCGTGAGTTTGGTCGCCTTGATGTGTTAGTGAACAATGCGGGTACAGCTGGCCCAAAGCAACTGCTTTCGAATTTGCCCTTTACTAAAGCGGAGCTGGAAGCCCTGCGTCAACAGGGCTTTATGGACAGTGAAACCGTCTCAGATGCAGTGGGCAATATCTTGGGCATCACTTGGCTGATGACACGTGCGGCATTTGAGATTCTCTCCGTTGGTGCCAGTGTCATCAATGTCTCTACCATTTTTTCGCGCACAGAATACTTCGGACGCGCCGCTTACAGCGTGCCTAAGTCTGCACTTAATGCACTGAGCAAACATCTTGCAAAAGAGCTTGGGCTTTCAAAGAAAGGCATTCGGCTCAACCTTGTCTATCCAGGGCCAATTGATACCGACCGCATTCGCATGGTCTTCAACGCAATGGATAAGCTCAAGGGGCAAAAAGAAGGCTCTATGCAAGAGCACTTTTTCGGCAAGATGATTCTGCAGCGCGAAAGCGAAGCTGGAATGGGCAAAATGTTTCCGAAAACCGAAGATGTTGCCAGTGTGATTGTCTTTCTTGCCAGTGATGAATCAGCGGCATTTGCAGGGCACTCGTTCGAAGTTACCAATGGTATGCAAGTGCCTGAGGAAAGTCGCACGACGCTCACGAGTCGCCCACGCCTCCGCATTTCCGATGGAACAGGCAAAAAAACGCTCATTATCGCAGGCGACCAGATTGAAGATGCCACCGGCTATGCCAAGAAATTCCTTGATGCGAAGTCCAGTGTGATTGTTGTCTTTCAGCATCCAACTTACTACGAGCGTGCCAAGGCGGAGTATCCACACTTAGACATTCGGCATTTCAACGCACTTGACGCTGAAAGTCGTCACGCTTTTTTTGAAAATCTGCTCAAAGAAGCACCGATTGATAATGTGCTCATTTTGCCACGCTGCGAAAAGAACTTCCAAAATGCCTACCTCCTAGATACAAGCGATGAGATGGCACAGAAATTTTTAGAGCAAGAAATCGTTGGCACGCTGGCAGTTGCATCGTCGCTGGCAAAGTTCTTTGTCGCCGAGCAAGAGCTACTGCGCGAAGCTCCGCGCGTGGTCTTCGTTTCTTCACCAGCTTACGGGCGTTCAGTGTATCACGACATCTTACGCGCTGCCAATGAAGAGCTGATTCGCATTTGGCGCGATGAAGCTGAGACCTTGAAAGCACAAGGCAAACAAAAGTTTGGTATCGTGGCGCATCAACTTCTACGCTATTCGCAAAAAGAGGAGAACAATTTTGAGCTGACAGCAGGATTTGCACTGGAGCTGCTTTGCACAGCAAAGAAACTCGAAGAAATCAACCTCTACTTGCCAACCTACATTGAGCAACCTGCACAATCAGGGTTGATTGACTCACTCTATGGCATGCACTTGGGCAAAGTCGCTGTCATCACAGGTGGTTCACAGGGTATTGGTGGTGAAATTGGGCGGATGTTGGCTCTGGCAGGGGCACGGGTAGTGCTGGCTGCACGGCGTGAGCCAGAATTGCAAGCCAAACGCAAACAAATCATTGCCGAGCTGGAACGTATCGGCTACTCTAATCCTGAAGAGCGTGTCGCAATTGTGCCGAATGTGGACGTTGCAGATGAAGCGGCGCTCGGCAGATTGGTGGAGTTTGTCGTGCAACGCTTCGGTCGTGTTGATTACCTTATCAACAACGCAGGCATTGCGGGTGCAGAAACGATGGTTGTCGATATGAGCCTTAAAGACTGGAGGCATACCCTTAAAGCCAATCTTATCAGCAACTTCTCCCTGATGCGCAAGGTTTTGCCGCTGATGAAGCGACAAGGCTATGGCTACATTTTGAATGTCAGCTCATACTTTGGCGGTGAAAAGTATGTGGCAGTGCCGTATCCCAATCGCGCTGACTATGCAGTCAGCAAAGCAGGGCAGCGCGCACTGGCAGAAAGTTTTGCCAAGTTTTTAGGGCCTGAACTGGTTATTAACGCAATTGCACCAGGCCCTGTGGAGGGTATCCGCTTGGCTGGTGAAGGCAATCGCCCTGGACTGTTTGAGCGGCGCAGCCGACTGATTCTTTCTACAAAGCGCGTCAATGACCTCTATGCAGCCACGATTCAAGCCTTAGAAGCGGGTGCTAAAATCGAAGACCTCTTGGCATCTATGCAGCACAATAGTGTAGCAGAACTGCTCGATGGCGCTACTGTGCATCAACGCTTGCAACTGCTTGCGCAACACATTCAGAGCACTGCCGATAGCCATAGTGCTTCCTACACGCATCTGATGGATAAGACGATTGCTGAAAAATTCATTGAACGCTTAAAAGTCGGTTGCTACCTAACTGACCACCAGCTTGCTGAAAAATTCTTGCGCGACCTGCCGCTACCCACAGAGGACTTTTTCAGCAAAGAGTTTCTGCTTAGAGAAGCCAAAAAAATTCATGACGGCATTCTCAGTATGCTTTACCTTAAGCGAATGCCAACCGAAGAAGATGTGGCGCTTGCTACGGTGCACTACCTTGCTGCAGGTGGTGTCTCGGGCGAAACGTTTCATCCATCGGGCGGTTTGCGCTTCGATCGCACTGTCACTGAAGGCGAACTTTTTGGCAAACCCAAGCAAGAGCGCTTGGCACAGTTTGAAGGCAAGACCATTTACATCTTCAGCGAGTATCTCTTTGAAGAAGCTGCACGGCTCATTCAGGCATACATTGGCGAATACAAGGTTAAGCAAGTGGTGCTCTTCACAAAGAGCACCTATATTGCAGAGCAATTCCGTTTGCGTTTTGCGGAATGGGCAAAGTCAGGTCGCCTGCATGCGCGCGCCATCGGTATGCAACTGGAAGATGCTATTGATGCAGCGGTTGCAGACTTTGGTCGCCCAGACGCAGTTATCTCCATGCCTTTCGAGCCCATTCCAATTAAGCCGCTGGTAGCCGACAAGTCAGGCAACTGGGAAAATGTCTTCAACGAAGAGGATTTCGAGGAGCTGGTGGAGAACAACCTTACTTTCCACTTCCGTATTGCACGAAAGTGTTCACTTCTGGGTCCGCTACAAATTGTGCTCGTTACGCCCAAAACTTCGCAGCGCTCCACTGCAGAAGAGTTTGCGCTTGCCAATTTCATCAAGACAACGCTCCACAGTCTTACCGCGACATTAGGCGTTGAAAATGAACGCCTCATTCATCACGCGGCTGTCAATCAAGTCGACCTCACACGGCGCGCCAAGTCTGAAAAGCCGCAAACTGAGAGCGAAATCGAGGAGGAGTTGGAGCGATTCGTTACAGCTTGTCTGCTGACTTCTGCGCCGCTGCCTACGCCAGAAGTGTCGCGCTATCGATCGCGCATCTATCGTGGCAATGCGATTACAGTATAA
- a CDS encoding adenylate/guanylate cyclase domain-containing protein produces MAERDYDSSTLREFLKHKVFGKVWFSALLIAPAVVFFAFLIARLDVLSNLEMKLLDTKFNLRPLDTTFKQRSQVVLIGITDQAQQAVQSFPWPRDYHARIIRNLHRAGAKVIAFDLMFDEVDKRGGDAAFRAAAAEAQNVVVAGREPTSMTEGRQVEYKSLGKVDYVTIFDGSPGTTVGNVYVRQDNDGVLRRYHPASANVLGNQFLSFAYAILKVYFQTSDSLRYEEGDFVFAGKRIPSFDGESVLLNPYGPSHAFPEISAENILDDREFMTKFEYEQFQQVMKETGLDSLSLVRNEELRDLWATDLFDDPLSGIQEQVRGKICIIGPMFPEAKDDFPTSMWTDGRPDQNKMYGVEIHATAVQNFIDGQFIRVANPFAVIGVLLLLSYVLFVAAVSIKRVRIPNQKIMLFVTIGAMLLALYSASALTVYILGANPLQYFLSLPLTTQLLFVGSTIAGSIAAAFGFKRAGTMQEFSVEVLSLLLSVGLFVAAYQYSIYHFVEDGVLIYAIPFATTIAFSYAATILYQYFTESRQKKLIKGFFNAYVPPALVEQMLANPDSFKLGGERRELTMFFSDIKGFTNISEGYKDNPEKLVELLNEYLGTMTDIIFKYGGTLDKYIGDAVVAFWNAPLPVEDHAKQACWAALEMQETLKKLREKWIAEGKPPIYSRMGINTGTVIVGNMGSQSRFAYTAMGDAMNLAARLEAANKAFGTSIMISQYTYERVKDYCLCRELATITVQGKAEPIKVYELVGRKEPGKVYEELPPAETASKGILAIAKD; encoded by the coding sequence ATGGCAGAGCGAGATTACGACAGCTCAACCTTGCGAGAATTTTTAAAGCATAAAGTCTTCGGTAAGGTTTGGTTTAGCGCACTGCTTATTGCTCCTGCTGTTGTGTTCTTCGCCTTTCTGATTGCGCGGCTTGATGTGCTCAGCAATTTGGAGATGAAGCTCTTGGACACCAAGTTCAATCTGCGCCCCTTAGATACGACCTTCAAGCAGCGTTCTCAGGTGGTGCTGATTGGCATTACAGACCAAGCGCAGCAAGCGGTGCAGTCATTTCCATGGCCGCGTGACTACCATGCGCGCATTATTCGCAATCTGCACCGTGCTGGCGCAAAAGTGATTGCCTTTGACTTGATGTTTGACGAAGTTGACAAGCGAGGCGGTGATGCTGCTTTTCGAGCAGCAGCTGCAGAAGCGCAAAATGTTGTGGTCGCAGGACGCGAGCCAACCTCTATGACGGAAGGACGGCAAGTAGAATACAAGTCGCTTGGCAAGGTCGACTATGTAACCATCTTTGACGGCTCGCCGGGCACAACAGTTGGCAACGTTTATGTGCGTCAAGATAACGATGGGGTACTGCGACGCTATCATCCTGCCAGCGCTAATGTGCTAGGCAATCAATTTCTCTCCTTTGCATATGCGATTCTCAAGGTTTATTTCCAGACCAGCGACTCTTTGCGCTACGAAGAGGGGGATTTTGTCTTTGCAGGCAAGCGAATTCCCAGTTTCGACGGCGAGTCTGTGCTGCTAAACCCTTACGGTCCAAGTCATGCCTTTCCCGAGATTTCTGCCGAGAACATTCTCGATGACCGTGAGTTTATGACCAAGTTCGAGTATGAGCAGTTTCAGCAAGTCATGAAAGAAACAGGGCTAGACTCACTTTCGCTGGTTCGGAATGAAGAGCTACGCGACCTCTGGGCAACTGACCTCTTTGACGACCCGCTAAGCGGCATTCAAGAGCAAGTTAGGGGCAAGATTTGCATTATCGGTCCAATGTTTCCCGAAGCTAAAGATGATTTTCCTACCTCAATGTGGACAGATGGTCGCCCTGACCAAAACAAGATGTATGGAGTTGAGATTCACGCCACAGCTGTCCAGAATTTCATTGATGGACAGTTCATTCGAGTGGCGAATCCATTTGCGGTGATTGGTGTGCTCCTGTTGCTTAGCTACGTGCTCTTTGTAGCTGCTGTCTCTATCAAGCGCGTGCGCATCCCAAACCAAAAGATTATGCTTTTTGTAACGATTGGCGCAATGCTGCTTGCTCTATACAGTGCCAGTGCGCTTACCGTCTATATTCTTGGTGCCAATCCTCTGCAATACTTCCTCTCTTTGCCCCTTACTACGCAACTACTCTTTGTTGGCAGCACCATTGCGGGTTCAATTGCTGCAGCCTTTGGCTTTAAGCGCGCTGGCACTATGCAGGAATTTAGCGTAGAGGTGCTATCGCTGCTTCTGTCAGTTGGTCTGTTTGTTGCGGCGTATCAATACTCCATTTACCACTTTGTGGAAGATGGCGTGCTGATTTATGCCATTCCTTTTGCGACCACAATCGCCTTCTCATATGCTGCCACAATTCTCTACCAGTATTTTACGGAGTCGCGTCAGAAGAAACTTATCAAAGGCTTCTTTAACGCATATGTGCCACCTGCGCTGGTGGAGCAGATGCTTGCTAATCCCGATTCCTTTAAGTTAGGTGGTGAGCGCCGTGAGCTGACAATGTTTTTCAGTGACATTAAAGGTTTCACCAATATCTCCGAAGGCTACAAAGACAACCCCGAGAAACTCGTTGAGCTTCTGAATGAGTATCTCGGCACGATGACAGACATCATCTTTAAGTATGGTGGCACGCTGGATAAGTATATCGGCGACGCCGTGGTCGCATTCTGGAATGCACCGCTGCCCGTAGAAGACCACGCTAAACAAGCCTGCTGGGCTGCGTTGGAGATGCAAGAGACGCTGAAAAAGCTCCGTGAGAAGTGGATTGCAGAGGGCAAGCCGCCGATTTACTCGCGTATGGGTATCAACACTGGCACAGTCATCGTTGGCAATATGGGCTCGCAGTCTCGCTTTGCTTACACAGCAATGGGTGATGCGATGAACTTAGCTGCACGTCTTGAAGCGGCAAATAAGGCGTTCGGCACATCAATTATGATTTCGCAATACACTTATGAGCGTGTCAAAGACTATTGTCTTTGTCGGGAGCTTGCGACTATTACTGTGCAAGGCAAAGCTGAGCCTATAAAGGTTTATGAATTGGTCGGACGCAAAGAGCCGGGCAAAGTCTATGAAGAATTGCCACCTGCTGAAACTGCCTCGAAGGGTATTCTAGCGATTGCCAAAGATTAG